A single Nomascus leucogenys isolate Asia chromosome 14, Asia_NLE_v1, whole genome shotgun sequence DNA region contains:
- the TNFRSF13B gene encoding tumor necrosis factor receptor superfamily member 13B, translated as MSGLGRSRRGGRSRVDQEEWWSLSCRKEQGKFYDHLLRDCISCASICGQHPKQCAYFCENKLRSPVNLPPELRRQQSGEVENNSDNSGRYQGSEHRGSEASPALPGLKLSADQVALVYSTLGLCLCAVLCCFLVAVACFLKKRGDTCSCQPHSRPCQSPAKSSQDHAMEAGSPVGTSPEPVEACSFCFPECRAPTQESAVTPGTPNPTCAGRWGCHTRTTVLQPCPHIPDSSLGIVCVPAQEGGPGA; from the exons GGTCACTCAGCTGCCGCAAGGAGCAAGGCAAGTTCTATGACCATCTCCTGAGGGACTGCATCAGCTGTGCCTCCATCTGTGGACAGCACCCTAAGCAATGTGCATACTTCTGTGAGAACAAGCTCAGGAGCCCAGTGAACCTTCCACCGGAGCTCAGGAGACAGCAGAGTGGAGAAGTTGAAAACAATTCAGACAACTCAGGAAGGTACCAAGGATCGGAGCACAGAGGCTCAGAAGCAAGTCCAG CTCTCCCGGGGCTGAAACTGAGTGCAGATCAGGTAGCCCTGGTCTACAGCACGCTGGGGCTCTGCCTGTGTGCCGTCCTCTGCTGCTTCCTGGTGGCGGTGGCCTGCTTCCTCAAGAAGAGGGGGGATACCTGCTCCTGCCAGCCCCACTCAAGGCCCTGTCAAAGTCCGGCCAAATCTTCCCAGG ATCACGCGATGGAAGCCGGCAGCCCTGTGGGCACATCCCCCGAGCCAGTGGAGGCCTGCAGCTTCTGCTTCCCCGAGTGCAGGGCGCCCACCCAGGAGAGTGCAGTCACGCCTGGGACCCCCAACCCCACTTGTGCTGGAAGGTGGGGGTGCCACACCAGGACCACAGTCCTGCAGCCTTGCCCACACATTCCAGACAGCAGCCTTGgcattgtgtgtgtgcctgcCCAAGAGGGGGGCCCAGGTGCATAA